One Oryza brachyantha chromosome 3, ObraRS2, whole genome shotgun sequence DNA segment encodes these proteins:
- the LOC102703955 gene encoding protochlorophyllide-dependent translocon component 52, chloroplastic-like isoform X2 — protein sequence MDPLPLLLRPRARPALPLRDGVPRVAPPRRTWRRAAASGGGARRRLTSVAAVAADTPRAEEAPSPSPSGEERFDWLDQWYPVAPVCDLDPSSPHGKTVLGLRIVAWFDRTTGGDGAGEWRVFDDACPHRLAPLSEGRVDDKGRLQCVYHGWCFDGRGSCQFIPQAPALGPPVHKNSKACVASYPCVVQNNILWFYPRSEPEHSDVLRRKRPPFIPEIDDPSFVTVYGVRDLPYGYDVLVENLMDPAHVPYAHKGLMRIRKKEDPGRVEFDKEGGGPIKMMIEEANIEGFRSPQERGYFKFVAPCTFYGSPLRTETEDDEGKKKKKQPTVMLVFLCIPVAPGRSRLVWAFPRNVGVWLDKIIPRWYYHIGQNSILDSDIYLLHIEERNFAAVGLDNWEKACYVPTSSDNMIISFRNWFRKYCKHQVGWATPMVNQLPPTPTKDQLMESARAAAPL from the exons ATGGATccactccccctcctcctgcgcccccgcgcgcgccctgcGCTCCCCCTCCGCGACGGCGTCCCCCGGGTGGCGCCACCTCGACGGACGTggaggcgcgccgccgccagcggcggcggcgctcggcggcggctgacgtcTGTGGCGGCAGTGGCGGCCGACACgccgcgggcggaggaggcgccgtcgccgtcgccgtcgggggAGGAGCGGTTCGACTGGCTGGACCAGTGGTACCCGGTGGCGCCCGTCTGCGACCTCGACCCGAGCTCGCCGCACGGGAAGACGGTGCTGGGCCTCCGCATCGTCGCCTGGTTCGACCGtaccaccggcggcgacggggccgGCGAGTGGCGCGTGTTCGACGACGCGTGCCCGcaccgcctcgcgccgctctCCGAGGGCCGCGTTGACGACAAGGGCCGGCTCCAGTGCGTCTACCATGGCTGGTGCTTCGACGGCCGCGGCTCCTGCCAGTTCATCCCGCAGGCCCCCGCCCTCGGCCCACCC GTGCACAAGAACAGCAAGGCGTGCGTGGCGTCGTACCCGTGCGTGGTGCAGAACAACATCCTGTGGTTCTACCCGAGGTCGGAGCCGGAGCACAGCGACGTGCTGCGGAGGAAGCGGCCACCATTCATCCCGGAGATCGACGACCCGTCCTTCGTCACCGTCTACGGCGTCAGGGACCTCCCCTACGG GTACGACGTGTTGGTGGAGAACCTCATGGACCCTGCTCACGTCCCCTACGCGCACAAGGGCCTGATGCGCATCCGCAAGAAGGAAGATCCAGGCAG AGTTGAGTTCGAcaaggaaggcggcggcccgATCAAGATGATGATAGAGGAGGCCAACATCGAGGGGTTCCGGTCGCCGCAAGAAAGAGGCTACTTCAAGTTTGTCGCGCCCTGCACCTTCTACGGCTCGCCGCTACGCACCGAGACAGAG GATGATGAgggcaagaagaagaagaagcagcccACGGTAATGCTGGTGTTCTTGTGCATCCCAGTGGCACCGGGAAGGAGCAGGTTGGTCTGGGCGTTCCCGCGTAACGTCGGCGTCTGGCTGGACAAGATCATACCACGCTGGTACTACCACATCGGGCAGAACTCCATCTTGGATTCCGACATCTACCTGCTCCATATTGAG GAGCGCAATTTTGCCGCGGTTGGCCTTGATAACTGGGAGAAGGCTTGCTATGTTCCCACATCATCCGACAACATGATCATCAGCTTTCGGAACTGGTTCAGAAAATACTGCAAGCATCAGGTTGGATGGGCAACCCCAATGGTTAATCAGCTGCCACCAACTCCAACCAAAGATCAGCTCATGGAGAG TGCACGAGCTGCAGCGCCGCTCTGA
- the LOC102703672 gene encoding probable acyl-activating enzyme 18, peroxisomal, with amino-acid sequence MAATARGSVWEIQPRDVETAAGLSAADAGAFVAALRSAVSAGGAASGGPDAVWEAVAAAGVMRPEHPHALHQLVYYSVYAGWDRAARGPPPYWFPSRIDTKQTNLGRLMEANGPRVLGSSYKDPTSSFHLFHKFSVEHQEAYWSMVLKELSIKFQQEPKSILDASDKSRKGGTWFQGAVLNIAECCLLPWPSQNRTDDSTAIVWRDEGLDDYPVNRMSLKELRDQVITVATVLDTMFQKGDRIAIDMPMTCNAVIIYLAIVLGGYAVVSIADSFAPQEIGTRMSVSKAKAIFTQDFIVRGGKKVPLYSRVVKGTSSKAIVIPASGGFLGVALRNGDVSWEDFLSRAAGSPSIYPTVYQSSAALTNILFSSGTTGEPKAIPWSQLCPIRCASDTWAHLDIRPQDIFCWPTNLGWVMGPILLYSCFLSGAALALYHGSPLGRGFCKFVQDAGVTVLGSVPSLVKSWKAGNFTKGLDWTKIRVLSTTGEASDIDDDLWLSSRASYKPIIECCGGTELASSYIQGSLLRPQAFGAFSGASMSTGFVILDEQGTPYPENVPCAGEVGLFPLYFGATDRLLNADNNKVYFDGMPIYNGRQLRRHGDIIRRTVGGYYVVQGRADDTMNLGGIKTSSVEIERICNRADEALLETAAVSIKPAGGGPEQLAILAVLKDRSAPCDANVLKSKFQRAIQKNLNPLFKVSYVKIVPEFPRTASNKLLRRVLRDQLNKELSNRSKL; translated from the exons ATGGCGGCCACGGCGAGGGGGAGCGTGTGGGAGATCCAGCCGCGGGACGTGGAGACGGCCGCGGGGTTGTCTGCGGCCGACGCGGGCGCCTTCGTCGCggcgctccgctccgccgtcagcgccggcggcgcggcgtccggtgGGCCTGACGCCGTGTGggaggccgtggcggcggcgggggtgatGCGGCCGGAGCACCCCCACGCGCTCCACCAGCTCGTCTACTACTCCGTCTACGCCGGCTGGGACCGCGCCGCTCGGGGCCCGCCGCCGTACTGGTTCCCGTCGCG GATTGACACTAAGCAAACAAATCTTGGTAGACTGATGGAAGCAAATGGACCTAGGGTGTTAGGATCATCATATAAGGACCCAACTTCAAGTTTTCACCTTTTCCACAAGTTCTCTGTAGAGCATCAAGAG GCCTACTGGTCAATGGTGCTGAAGGAGCTCTCCATCAAGTTCCAACAAGAACCAAAGTCAATTCTAGATGCATCAGATAAATCAAGGAAAGGGGGAACATGGTTCCAAGGTGCAGTGCTTAATATTGCTGAATGCTGTCTGCTACCTTGGCCTTCCCAGAACAGGACAGATGACAGCACAGCTATTGTTTGGAGGGATGAGGGTCTTGATGATTATCCAGTGAATCGTATGTCATTGAAGGAGCTTCGTGATCAAgtgat TACAGTTGCTACTGTGCTTGATACCATGTTCCAAAAGGGGGATCGAATTGCAATAGACATGCCTATGACATGCAATGCAGTCATCATATATTTGGCTATTGTTCTGGGTGGTTATGCTGTTGTATCAATAGCAGACAGTTTTGCACCTCAGGAGATTGGTACTCGCATGAGTGTGTCAAAGGCTAAAGCAATTTTTACTCAG GATTTCATAGTAAGAGGAGGGAAGAAGGTTCCACTATACAG CCGTGTTGTGAAAGGGACTTCATCTAAAGCTATTGTAATCCCTGCATCTGGAGGCTTTCTTGGAGTTGCACTAAGGAATGGTGATGTGTCCTGGGAAGATTTTCTTTCTCGTGCTGCTGGAAG TCCGTCCATTTATCCCACAGTTTATCAATCTTCTGCCGCACTAACTAATATACTATTTTCTTCAGGGACAACTG GAGAACCAAAAGCTATCCCATGGTCACAACTTTGTCCAATAAGATGTGCATCTGATACATGGGCGCATTTAGATATCCGGCCACAGGACATATTTTGTTGGCCTACTAATCTTGGATGGGTTATGGGACCTATACTCTTGTACTCATGCTTTTTAAGTGGTGCAGCGTTGGCTCTGTATCATGGATCACCACTTGGACGTGGTTTCTGCAAGTTTGTACAG GATGCTGGTGTTACTGTATTAGGAAGTGTGCCTAGCTTAGTGAAGTCATGGAAAGCTGGGAATTTTACTAAAGGGCTTGACTGGACCAAAATCAG GGTACTCTCCACAACAGGAGAGGCTTctgatattgatgatgatcTTTGGCTATCTTCTCGTGCCTCTTACAAGCCCATTATTGAATGCTGTGGTGGTACTGAGCTAGCATCGTCATACATTCAAGGCAGTCTTTTGCGTCCACAAGCTTTTGGAGCTTTTAGTGGCGCATCCATGTCCACTGGGTTTGTCATACTTGATGAACAAGGAACTCCATAT CCTGAAAATGTACCTTGTGCTGGAGAAGTGGGCCTCTTCCCTTTGTATTTTGGTGCTACGGATCGGCTTCTCAATGCTGACAACAACAAGGTTTATTTTGATGGAATGCCCATTTACAATGGAAGG CAACTTCGACGGCATGGAGATATAATCCGAAGGACAGTTGGTGGTTACTATGTTGTACAGGGAAGAGCAGATGACACTATGAATCTTGGAGGAATTAAG ACAAGTTCAGTGGAAATAGAGAGGATATGTAATAGAGCCGATGAGGCTCTACTAGAAACAGCAGCAGTTAGCATTAAACCTGCTGGTGGGGGACCAGAGCAGCTGGCTATCTTGGCTGTGCTAAAAGATAGATCGGCACCATGTGATGCAAATGTTCTAAAGAGCAAGTTCCAGAGAGCAATCCAGAAGAACCTTAATCCTCTTTTCAAG GTGAGCTATGTCAAAATAGTTCCTGAGTTCCCAAGAACAGCTTCGAACAAGCTGCTAAGAAGAGTACTGAGGGATCAGCTGAACAAAGAACTCTCAAATCGCAGCAAGCTATGA
- the LOC102703955 gene encoding protochlorophyllide-dependent translocon component 52, chloroplastic-like isoform X1 — MDPLPLLLRPRARPALPLRDGVPRVAPPRRTWRRAAASGGGARRRLTSVAAVAADTPRAEEAPSPSPSGEERFDWLDQWYPVAPVCDLDPSSPHGKTVLGLRIVAWFDRTTGGDGAGEWRVFDDACPHRLAPLSEGRVDDKGRLQCVYHGWCFDGRGSCQFIPQAPALGPPVHKNSKACVASYPCVVQNNILWFYPRSEPEHSDVLRRKRPPFIPEIDDPSFVTVYGVRDLPYGYDVLVENLMDPAHVPYAHKGLMRIRKKEDPGRVEFDKEGGGPIKMMIEEANIEGFRSPQERGYFKFVAPCTFYGSPLRTETEDDEGKKKKKQPTVMLVFLCIPVAPGRSRLVWAFPRNVGVWLDKIIPRWYYHIGQNSILDSDIYLLHIEERNFAAVGLDNWEKACYVPTSSDNMIISFRNWFRKYCKHQVGWATPMVNQLPPTPTKDQLMERYWSHVMQCTSCSAALKWMRSLEVALQVASVAVVGFLAVAKETLVTSVVQRAAVVAAAVLCFAASRWLANFIEKNFYFQDYVHAHK; from the exons ATGGATccactccccctcctcctgcgcccccgcgcgcgccctgcGCTCCCCCTCCGCGACGGCGTCCCCCGGGTGGCGCCACCTCGACGGACGTggaggcgcgccgccgccagcggcggcggcgctcggcggcggctgacgtcTGTGGCGGCAGTGGCGGCCGACACgccgcgggcggaggaggcgccgtcgccgtcgccgtcgggggAGGAGCGGTTCGACTGGCTGGACCAGTGGTACCCGGTGGCGCCCGTCTGCGACCTCGACCCGAGCTCGCCGCACGGGAAGACGGTGCTGGGCCTCCGCATCGTCGCCTGGTTCGACCGtaccaccggcggcgacggggccgGCGAGTGGCGCGTGTTCGACGACGCGTGCCCGcaccgcctcgcgccgctctCCGAGGGCCGCGTTGACGACAAGGGCCGGCTCCAGTGCGTCTACCATGGCTGGTGCTTCGACGGCCGCGGCTCCTGCCAGTTCATCCCGCAGGCCCCCGCCCTCGGCCCACCC GTGCACAAGAACAGCAAGGCGTGCGTGGCGTCGTACCCGTGCGTGGTGCAGAACAACATCCTGTGGTTCTACCCGAGGTCGGAGCCGGAGCACAGCGACGTGCTGCGGAGGAAGCGGCCACCATTCATCCCGGAGATCGACGACCCGTCCTTCGTCACCGTCTACGGCGTCAGGGACCTCCCCTACGG GTACGACGTGTTGGTGGAGAACCTCATGGACCCTGCTCACGTCCCCTACGCGCACAAGGGCCTGATGCGCATCCGCAAGAAGGAAGATCCAGGCAG AGTTGAGTTCGAcaaggaaggcggcggcccgATCAAGATGATGATAGAGGAGGCCAACATCGAGGGGTTCCGGTCGCCGCAAGAAAGAGGCTACTTCAAGTTTGTCGCGCCCTGCACCTTCTACGGCTCGCCGCTACGCACCGAGACAGAG GATGATGAgggcaagaagaagaagaagcagcccACGGTAATGCTGGTGTTCTTGTGCATCCCAGTGGCACCGGGAAGGAGCAGGTTGGTCTGGGCGTTCCCGCGTAACGTCGGCGTCTGGCTGGACAAGATCATACCACGCTGGTACTACCACATCGGGCAGAACTCCATCTTGGATTCCGACATCTACCTGCTCCATATTGAG GAGCGCAATTTTGCCGCGGTTGGCCTTGATAACTGGGAGAAGGCTTGCTATGTTCCCACATCATCCGACAACATGATCATCAGCTTTCGGAACTGGTTCAGAAAATACTGCAAGCATCAGGTTGGATGGGCAACCCCAATGGTTAATCAGCTGCCACCAACTCCAACCAAAGATCAGCTCATGGAGAG GTACTGGTCGCATGTGATGCAGTGCACGAGCTGCAGCGCCGCTCTGAAGTGGATGAGGTCGCTGGAGGTCGCCTTGCAGGTTGCGTCGGTTGCCGTCGTCGGGTTCCTCGCCGTTGCCAAGGAGACGCTGGTCACCTCGGTTGTCCAGAGAGCCGCcgtcgtggcggcggccgtgctGTGCTTCGCTGCCTCCCGCTGGCTTGCCAACTTCATCGAGAAGAACTTCTATTTCCAGGACTACGTCCACGCTCACAAGTGA
- the LOC102703386 gene encoding lipid phosphate phosphatase delta encodes MEAVAAAAAGGAGLTKWQAAALSAVAGWVWAASFFDLTRRSRALVQPWVAARVLAETPSIVRFQKVHHKLLDNFFSVLSCVVSVPFYTGFLPLLFWTGHSKLARQMTLLMAFCDYLGNSVKDAVSAPRPSSPPVRRVTATEDEKENAMEYGLPSSHALNTVCLMGYLLYYVLTYGPHDSVMVAMGLSIALLLVMLVGLGRIYLGMHSSIDVIAGVCFGVVILAFWLAVHNHVDAFVVSGQNVTTFWASLSLLLCFAYPKPEFPTPSFEYHTAFNGVTFGIVYGIQQTYFHFHNPDVPLIFSPQLPLIAFVARVLIGIPTILAVKFCSKALSKWLLPVMCSTLGIPIVSSCYVPALKVSNKSKDKSDSKQSGYLLKVFSLFPQKAYDVDTGIRFVQYASLAWSVVDLVPAIFTHLNL; translated from the exons ATGGAggcggtcgcggcggcggcggccggcggcgcggggctgACCAAgtggcaggcggcggcgctgtcggcggtggcggggtgGGTGTGGGCCGCCTCCTTCTTCGACCTCACGCGGCGGTCGCGCGCGCTGGTGCAGCCGTGGGTCGCCGCCCGCGTGCTCGCCGAGACGCCGTCCATCGTCAGGTTCCAG AAGGTGCATCACAAGTTGCTGGACAATTTCTTCTCTGTGCTGTCATGCGTTGTCTCTGTCCCTTTCTACACCGgattcctccctctcctcttctgG ACCGGACACTCCAAGCTGGCTAGGCAGATGACGCTCCTCATGGCATTCTGCGATTACCTCGGCAATTCCGTGAAG GATGCGGTGTCAGCGCCGCGACCAAGCTCTCCTCCTGTGAGAAGAGTAACAGCTACTGAAGACGAGAAGGAAAATGCCATGGAATATGGATTGCCCTCATCGCATGCTCTTAATACTGTTTGTTTGATGGG ATATCTGTTGTATTATGTTCTAACGTATGGACCCCACGACAGCGTTATGGTTGCCATGGGCTTATCAATAGCTTTGCTGCTTGTTATGTTAGTTGGCCTTG GACGGATATACTTGGGCATGCACAGCTCGATTGATGTTATTGCTGGCGTTTGTTTTGGTGTTGTAATCCTGGCATTCTGGTTGGCTGTCCATAATCATGTTGATGCTTTTGTCGTCTCCGGGCAAAATG TTACAACCTTCTGGGCAAGCCTTTCTCTGTTGCTGTGCTTCGCGTATCCAAAACCAGAATTCCCAACTCCTAGCTTTGAATACCACACAGCATTCAATGGTGTGACTTTCGGAATT GTTTATGGAATCCAACAAACCTACTTCCATTTCCACAATCCTGATGTCCCCCTCATTTTCAGCCCACAGTTACCACTTATTGCATTCGTTGCGAGGGTTCTCATTGGCATCCCAACCAtcctagctgtgaaattctgCAGTAAAGCTCTCTCGAAATGGCTTTTACCAGTAATGTGCAGCACCCTGGGCATCCCTATCGTATCATCGTGCTATGTTCCCGCGCTGAAGGTTTCCAACAAGAGCAAGGACAAGTCCGACTCCAAGCAGAGCGGCTATCTCCTGAAGGTATTCTCCCTCTTCCCCCAGAAGGCGTACGATGTCGACACCGGCATAAGGTTCGTTCAGTACGCCAGCCTTGCATGGTCAGTGGTCGACCTGGTTCCAGCCATATTCACTCATTTAAATCTGTAG